The following nucleotide sequence is from Primulina tabacum isolate GXHZ01 chromosome 2, ASM2559414v2, whole genome shotgun sequence.
CCTAATTGGAAGCAAATATTACATACAAGACAACTTTTCTCAACAAGGaagcatatcaatatttatGGAAGGAGTATCTCGAAATTTATGGAATGAGTATCTCCAAATTTTGGAAAgaatatcaatcgaattatggtaagATTTTCACACCatccctataaataggaggaacCTCTCATTTAGAATTTACACTGAAATTTTCGAGTTTCCtctccaattttcgaaatttcctcCCAAAAATTTTGCACGAGTAATCAAAATTATTTCCAAGTTCAAAATTTCGTTTCTCTCACTCGAGTACTCGGAATCCGATCACCACTGTTCAGAATATGCTTTCACATGTTTTgaacaacatatccaaatttcagtcaaatccaacggttagccttcgtaagaaaactgctcagattcTAGGCGAGAACATCATACCTATGATTTTTCATACATGAACAGGTTAAAACGACTTCCAAACTCGATCTTCgtcgttcataatttatttgacttatttGTGAACGTAATGTATAAGTTTGAGCTCGATCCAACGGTGCAATAAGACGAAAGTAATTTTACAAGGCGGATGATTTTTTGGTTAGATGTGCTGCTGCATTTTTGAAGTGtcggttgcatgattcttctatggtTCCGAATTCTTCTAGTTTTCTTCTAGTATAAGGTAAGTTGGcttgttttaaagttttatttttCGGTTATGCATTTTtcgttttcgaaaattcagacgagtgtaaattatttttctacTCCATTCTTGATACGATTATTATATAGTGTGTGtgggcactgtgaggattcaactGGATACGAGAACGAATCCCAAAGATATGATAGGACCCTTACGCGATGGGGATGTAATCGCtatatggcctcgcccccttagaataataaaaattagggactgatatcagtaaaccatggaAAGTAGAGAAATCTCATTGCCTAGttaatgttatgcatgtgatatgaGTCACATTGTACATGGTATGTATTTAGAAACttatgcatgttgttatgtTTTGCTCGAACGGCCCACACTTGCTGAatgacgaccatatcactcaccccttaAAATCCTTTCTCAGATAAGCCTGAGGAACAGCTCGAAGAAGAAGAGGCAGACCAGTTTTGGGCAGATGATTTTCAAGATTATCAGTTTAAGTTTAATTTAATGTAAGTTGTAAACGCTCCCgcatatttttttaagaaaatctaCGTTGTAACGACAATTctatgattgattatgagtaataaactgTTTTTTGGTTTATATTGTACTACGAGgtttgttgttttcaattgtgtgattgtaAAAAAATGCCGGTGTCGACTAATCTCGATCTCGGGatgtgacatttaagtggtattaGAGCCGTCAGGCTCATAATCCGGTTGGGAAACAAATCGATCAGATTTTGGCAAAGAGACAATGCAATCCCCTTTGGAACGGTCAACAAGTAATATTCACAATTTTGTTGTGAGAAGTGGTCCGAAACACGAAAttccttaatttatacctccgaAATCGCGTTTTTGTCATTTAAAGAAAGTTTcgcaaaattcataaattttcattGGAAACTCAGAATCTAATTCCGTCGACTGTTTTGGAATCCTCTCGACGTATTCTTTCTATACATGGGTCAATATTCAAAATTTCTGGAAAAATCCCGTTCAACGTGTTTTTTGAACTACTTGtcaaaattttattgaattgtATTATGAGAACAATTAGTATTTGTgtatatttttgggaatataCATATTAGAGATAAGTTGATCTAAGCTTCTGACttaagatataaaaaaaattgactcgAGGATGATAAGTTATTTATGAAAACTAATACAATGAAAGAATGTATAACCAATAAAGGCACATATGATACTCTGAATCTGATAGAACTGTATAGCGTGTTTTGGTCTTTCGTAGATTTTCATTATGATAAGCTAGAAAGTGTGAGTGATTTTCGCAATTACACAAAAGGGTCAAATTTGTGAACACATCATTAAGCCTTTTTATAAACCATCTTCAACGTTCGAATGAAAACGACTCTTTTATCTTTCGTAAAGAGTACCTGAATCCAATAATCTGTACAATTcattaaatgaatttaaataaagAGTAATATTTTACAGAACAACTACAATAAATAGAGACATCATCTGATAGATAGTAAAAACAAAACGGATGTCACTAGAGTAGTCTGAGATTATTGTAAAAGATGATTATCGTAAAAGACTATCTTTTTTACTACTGTTTCTAGCTCTATATACTTAGTTCGGTCTACTAGTATTTCTTCCTAAGTCCATCTCCAATCCATATCCTCTATTTTTCATCCTCTATCCTCTAAAATAGAGATTCATGAtctctattttcaaaaatcttttCCAACCCATATtctctaaatattaccaaatactctatttctttaatttatttcattttcaaccCATTTCCTTTAAATATTAAGAAATACtttatttctttaatttatttcattttcaacccatatcttttaaatattaccaaatatttcatttctctaatttatttcattttcaaatacacacacacacatatataattaattaatttcataatGTATTATTTAACTAAACTTAATTAATTCACTAAACATAATACAACTACATGTGTATTCGACTTGTTTATTTAAAACAATACATTTATTTTGTCATCAAATTGCAAACAAAAGACAATATTCATCAAACAgacataaaatataaatcaagaCAAACATAAACGACACATGATTTAAAGAACAACATACAAATTGActattaaaaatactaatattcCGAATCACTGTACTCCTCCCACAAATGGTCAATAAGAGCATCTCGGAGTGCATAGTGAGCcaatttatcttttattttacgATGGTGTGCAATAAACTCTTGAAATCGGACATGCTCATCACGTGCCATTTCAACATCTGGGATGGGTGCCTCGCCATAATCTGTGACTGGCACGACACATTCAATTCCCTTTCGTCTTcaataatcatattatgcattatAATGCATGTTGTCATGATATCATGCATCACTTGTTTGCTCCAAACTCGTGCAGGGTCCAGTGATTATCGCCCACTTTGATTGCAATACTCCAAATGCTCGTTCAACATCTTTTCTACAACTTTCTTGTCGTGctgcaaaatatttcttctttggACCTTGTGGATTGTGGATTGTTTGCAATAGAGTAGCCCACTTTGGATACATACCATCTGCTAGGTAGTATCCCATGGTGTATTCTTTTCCTTGTTTGACATAGTTAGCAGGGGGACCTACACCATTGGCCAAATTAACAAAGAGATGAGATTTTGATAACACATTAATGTCATTGTTTGAACCTGGAAAACCAAAGAATGCATGCCATATCCACAACTCGTAATCTGCTACGGCCTCCAAAATGATGGTTGGTTTTCCGCTACGACCAGCATATTGTCCAGCCCAACCTGTTGGACAGTTTTTCCACTTCCAATGCATACGATCTAGGCTTCCTAGCATCCCGGGAATCCACGTTGTTTTCCAATAATGAGAATCCTTTCAATGTCCTCAGCATTTGGAGATCGAAGATACCAGTCACCAAAAACCTCCACCACAGCCCGACAAAATCTTTTTAAACTTTCAATCGCAGTAGACTCCCCGATTTTAATATACTCATCCGTTGAATCTGCCGCCATACCGTATGCTAAGATACGCATTGCAGCTGTTATCTTCTGGTATGGGGACAACCCGGGCCTCCCCAACGCATCTACTTTCTATACGAAGTAATTGTCATGCTGTTGAACGGATTCCATAATTCGCAAGAATAGCCGACAAGACATTCGAAAACGTCTATTGAACATTGATTCATTGTACATTGTAGACTCAGAAAAATATTCATTGTACAAGCGTTGTTCGGTAGCTAATCTGTCTCGATTAATCACAACATGGCCAGTGATCGAGCCTTGACGGTGCAAATTATCACTTTCTTGGAAGTAATTGAAGACGACGGTAGCACTGTTTATGAGTTGGCTTAAAACCGTTTGTTGTTCTTCAATGCGATTCAACTCATTCTGTATGTTGGCACTAGGTTGATCTTCATCGTCAGATGACGACGAGGTCGCATAGAAAGAAAAACTTGAAGGACCTCCTTCATGAAAATTCAATTTTGAGCAAGTTGAGTAAATTATCAAGAAATCGCTGGTCTTTAAATAAGTGGTGACACTTATTAGTTTAGTTATGTtagatattttaatttaattttaatattatatggAATAAAAGCCAACTCATTTTTTTTGTCACGAGTTGTGTATTTCAATAAAGCCAACTGACAAGGGGGGTTGGGTTGTCTAATTTATATAATGCATGTTGTCACGAGGTATGCATTTCCACTAAAAGCCAACTGAGGAGTTGTCTAGTTGCAGTCAGCTGTCACGTGGTGTCTAGTCACAATTAGAGACAACTCAATAGCCCACTCTTGTCTATATACTTGCTGTCACGGGTtgtgcatttaaaataaaagccaTGTGATGGGTTGTCTAATTGCAGTCATCTATCACGTGTTGTCTAGTCACAATCAGAGACAACTCATCTGTCAACTCTTGTCTATATTTTCTGCAGTTGTCACGGGTTGTGTATTTGTTAGCAAAGAAAAGTCATCTGGCACGGGTTTTCACCCACTAATAAAGAAACTCTATAATATGTCAGAGATGCATtgtacatttaaaataaagttctTTCAATACACACCTTTAGATCAATTTTCGTATCCCCAAACAAATCAatctaaataatttaaatttctacCGTTAGATcacatttaattttaattgagaCCGTTGATCCAGATTTCTTATCAAAATGTTTTGGCTGCATCATACGAAGCATTGAGACCACTCCTAcaaattgaataattatttacaATCAAATGACTTCATCTAAACATGGTGCTGCCTTGTCAATCGAGGAGGACAAACTACTTGTGATGGCTTATCTTGATGTCTCCCAAAATCCAATAATTGGTATAAACCAATCACGCGATAGGTTATGGTCACGAGTGGCAGCTACATACAACGAACAACTCGCTGGTAACTCAACAGAGCCTCGAACTACTAAGGCCCTCCAATGTCACTGGTTCAACATAAACAAGATTGTCCAAAACTTTAGTTTATGTGTTAGCCAGGTGGAACTTAGCCGTCCAAGTGGTGCTTCTGAGAAAGACATTGTgagtaattaatttttttatcatatttctgtgaaactatattttttttactttatgTGACTAAGATACAATTCATACCTTATTATAGTTGGATCAAGCAAAAGCCTTATTTAAGCAATCAGCTGGGTCGACTTGGCGGTTGGATCATGTATGGTATTTGCTTAAGGACCAAGAGAAGTTTAGGCCATCAAACGCTATTTTATCGAATTTCATACCAAACCGCGGGAATATCGACTCATCCCAATCTGACCATTCTCCCAACACAGAATCACCAACACCCGATTCTGGAGGGCTATCTGGGTTTGCTATAAACCTGGATGAAGATAATCCATCAGAAGGGTGTTCTCAGCGTCCAATTGGCATAAAAAAAGGCCAAAGCCAAAAGAAAAGCTACTGAAGAACACTTGAAGGACATTTCCACCATGGCCAAATGTACTGAGAAAATGGTGGCTATTATGGAGAATGCTGAGGTACATCGACAACAACTCATTGatgttgagaaacaaaggaaTGCGATAATGGTttttaaagaagaaaaaaaaatactaagGATGAACCCTATGTGCGTTGATGAATCAGTTCGTGCATACTTGATCAAAGAACAACAAAAAATTTGGCAGAAAAGAATGGAGACGGGGGATGGCTCCGACGGAACTTCTACACCGTTTGGACAGTTCTTCGGAGGAACTTCATCATCCGGGTCTGACTTTCCACCATACTAGTGTTCTCTCATGATTGCAATGAACTAAGAATGTATTTATCTTTATTGTTGTGTATGTgtgttttttgtttaaaaatttttggtGATATGTTTATCTTTATTGTTGTATGTGTTTCTTATTGTCTACTTTATTATGTCTACAAATATCGTATGTTTATCAAGTTAAGTTAAATCGATAATAAATGTTTGTAataaattatgttatgtattttttttgtcATTACATTGTTCATTAATTCTATTTCGTGACTATTATAAattgtaaattataattaattcatgcaaaaaaataaaacaattaaaataaaattttcagaattaaataattcaaaatataaaatggacaaaaaaattatttaaaattaaaaacatttaaaaaattcgaaattaaaaaaagtggccaaaaaattatttaacattaaaaataattaaaaaattcgaaattattaaaaaaatggccaaaaaatttgataaaactaCAAGGGTTATATTGCAATTTTCATAATGACATTCCTGTAATTATTTGTATCTTTCACCCATCCTCCATTTGAGTAGTTGTCTTCCATTTTTAGAGAATTACTATTCCTTCCTCTAAAATTGAGTACACAAATAAAAATGGGTCGGAGGAGAATCCATTCTCTATAATGAAAGAATACTCCATTTTGGAGTTGGGTTGGAGATGCCCTAAGATGAGTTAAGATATTCCTTAAATAGTTCAAAACCAAAAAAATTTTGGTTCTGAATTTCCTTAAAATGAATACTACTTCTGTTTTTCCTTAAATATCCACAATTAAAAAATCTttatcaatttccccctttgtgatGGTGTCAAAACCTAAAAGGCTGGACAACTAGATAAGAAAAGAAATAAGTATTGAGAGAACatcaaataatataaacaataaatGAAGTAATTTTAGTCAATATTAATGAAAAGCcttaaaaaatgataaattgCAGTATACTAATCATCATCGTTGATTCCTTCATCTTCACTGGCAACGAGATTATGTTCTGGTTCTGCTTTTCTTCTTGCATCTTCTTCC
It contains:
- the LOC142537474 gene encoding uncharacterized protein LOC142537474, which produces MAADSTDEYIKIGESTAIESLKRFCRAVVEVFGDWYLRSPNAEDIERILIIGKQRWAGQYAGRSGKPTIILEAVADYELWIWHAFFGFPGSNNDINVLSKSHLFVNLANGVGPPANYVKQGKEYTMGYYLADGMYPKWATLLQTIHNPQGPKKKYFAARQESCRKDVERAFGVLQSKWAIITGPCTSLEQTITDYGEAPIPDVEMARDEHVRFQEFIAHHRKIKDKLAHYALRDALIDHLWEEYSDSEY
- the LOC142537475 gene encoding glutathione S-transferase T3-like, which codes for MTSSKHGAALSIEEDKLLVMAYLDVSQNPIIGINQSRDRLWSRVAATYNEQLAGNSTEPRTTKALQCHWFNINKIVQNFSLCVSQVELSRPSGASEKDILDQAKALFKQSAGSTWRLDHVWYLLKDQEKFRPSNAILSNFIPNRGNIDSSQSDHSPNTESPTPDSGGLSGFAINLDEDNPSEGCSQRPIGIKKGQSQKKSY